In Cheilinus undulatus linkage group 24, ASM1832078v1, whole genome shotgun sequence, a single window of DNA contains:
- the LOC121506266 gene encoding glycerol-3-phosphate dehydrogenase [NAD(+)], cytoplasmic-like, giving the protein MPGKKVCIVGSGNWGSSIAKIIGHNVKASNRFDPMVNMWVYEEIIDGKKLTEIINTSHENVKYLPGHTLPRNVVAVPDITEAVKGAKILVFVIPHQFISNLCDQIKPHITEGTIGISLIKGVDEGPEGLKLISDIIREKLEIEVSVLMGANIASEVADEKFCETTIGAKNEANGAIFKELLQTPNFRITVVQESDTVELCGALKNIVAVGAGFCDGLGFGDNTKAAVIRLGLMEMVAFARLFCKGSVSSDTFLESCGVADLITTCYGGRNRKVAEAFVKTSKSITDLEVEMLNGQKLQGPQTSAEVYKILQKRDMVDKFPLFSAVYQICFQGREVREIITCLQNHPEHM; this is encoded by the exons ATGCCTGGAAAGAAAGTCTGCATCGTTGGATCGGGAAACTG GGGTTCTTCAATAGCCAAAATAATCGGACACAATGTCAAAGCTTCCAACCGCTTCGACCCCATGGTAAACATGTGGGTCTATGAAGAAATCATCGATGGAAAGAAGCTCACAGAGATCATCAACACCAGCCATGAAAACGTCAAATATCTGCCAGGTCATACGCTGCCCAGGAATGTG GTCGCCGTTCCTGACATCACAGAAGCCGTCAAAGGAGCAAAAATCCTCGTCTTTGTAATCCCGCACCAGTTCATCAGCAACCTCTGCGACCAGATTAAACCTCACATCACCGAGGGAACCATCGGGATATCCCTCATCAAA GGTGTCGATGAAGGACCTGAGGGATTAAAGCTCATCTCTGACATCATCCGAGAGAAACTAGAGATCGAGGTCAGCGTCCTCATGGGGGCCAACATTGCCAGCGAGGTGGCCGATGAGAAGTTCTGTGAAACCACCATCG GAGCCAAAAATGAGGCAAACGGCGCCATCTTCAAAGAGCTGCTCCAAACACCAAACTTCCGCATCACTGTGGTACAAGAGAGCGACACGGTGGAGCTGTGTGGAGCTCTAAAG AATATCGTGGCAGTGGGTGCTGGTTTCTGCGATGGTCTCGGTTTTGGCGATAACACCAAAGCGGCGGTGATCCGCCTGGGTCTGATGGAGATGGTCGCCTTCGCCAGGCTCTTCTGTAAAGGCTCAGTGAGCTCTGACACATTCCTGGAAAGCTGCGGCGTGGCCGACCTCATCACCACCTGCTACGGGGGAAGGAACCGCAAGGTGGCCGAGGCCTTCGTCAAAACGTCCAAG TCTATCACTGATCTGGAGGTAGAGATGCTGAACGGGCAGAAGCTGCAGGGTCCGCAGACGTCAGCTGAGGTCTACAAGATCCTACAGAAAAGAGACATGGTTGACAA gtttCCTTTGTTTTCTGCCGTCTACCAGATCTGCTTCCAGGGCAGAGAGGTGAGAGAGATCATCACCTGCCTGCAGAATCACCCAGAGCACATGTGA
- the LOC121506170 gene encoding oxysterol-binding protein-related protein 11-like: MQGETTALRITESEGKLDVFPQNRTPSSGRASAKSWQYSDHMENIDGYLMKYTNLVTGWQYRFFVLNNEAGLLEYFVNEQSRPQKPRGMLPLAGAVISPSDEDSHTFTVNAISGEQYKLRATDAKERQHWVSRLQICTQHHTEAMGKSNPPPKSRSYSMASQGSGSSPMSVRRPSQNPTSLFGWSQSHKGSSLYSSKRSLLPDHLLDAREMMTQAQGQHRDLIQSIEGLPPAPGLSPLDQDFLMLKATSMATMNCLNECLHILHLQQMARQRGSLGGPTIEWLEPKLPDILKNGSSSLGSFNTGEGALEGSQLELSSPESCSFSGEQEDIDPEDEAEDCFTDKEEDLGAVEEERSVILHLLSQLKLGMDLTRVVLPTFILEKRSLLEMYADFMSHPDLFVAITDGSSPEDRMVRFVEYYLTSFHEGRKGAIAKKPYNPIIGETFHCSWKVPRRLESPKEPSQGSPDPAASPQDPYQVRFVAEQVSHHPPVSGFYAECQERRMCVNTHVWTKSKFMGMSIGVSMIGEGCLYLLEHDEEYTFTLPCAYARSILTVPWVELGGKVNINCAKSGYSAIITFQTKPFYGGKLHKVTAEVKQNTTNAVVCRVQGEWNGVLEFTYTNGETKVVDVTKLPVTKKNVRPIEKQGPTESRRLWQHVTASLREKDIEKATEHKRLLEERQRTEERHRVETETTWRTRYFDREGEGWIYHKPLWKNSAFKT; encoded by the exons ATGCAAGGGGAAACCACGGCTTTACGGATCACGGAAAGCGAAGGAAAGCTGGATGTATTTCCCCAGAACAGGACCCCCAGCTCGGGGAGAGCGAGTGCCAAAAGCTGGCAGTACAG TGACCACATGGAGAATATCGACGGCTACCTGATGAAGTACACCAACCTGGTAACAGGGTGGCAGTACAG GTTCTTTGTCTTGAACAATGAGGCCGGTTTGTTGGAGTACTTCGTCAACGAGCAGTCGCGGCCGCAGAAGCCCCGCGGCATGCTGCCCCTGGCTGGGGCCGTCATCTCCCCCAGCGACGAGGACTCGCATACGTTTACTGTCAACGCCATCAGCGGGGAGCAGTACAAGCTCAGGG CTACAGACGCCAAAGAGAGGCAGCACTGGGTGAGCAGGCTGCAGATCTGCACGCAGCACCACACAGAGGCCATGGGGAAG AGTAACCCTCCGCCCAAGTCACGGAGCTACTCCATGGCGTCTCAAGGCAGCGGCAGCTCCCCCATGTCTGTGCGCCGGCCCAGCCAAAACCCCACCTCCTTATTCGGCTGGTCACAGTCCCACAAAGGCTCATCGCTCTACTCCAGTAAGAGGTCCCTGCTGCCGGATCATCTGCTGGACGCCAGAGAG ATGATGACCCAGGCCCAGGGCCAGCACCGAGACCTCATCCAGAGCATCGAGGGCCTCCCTCCAGCCCCAGGTCTCTCCCCTCTGGACCAGGACTTCCTGATGCTCAAAGCGACCTCCATGGCCACCATGAACTGCCTCAATGAGTGCCTGCACATCCTGCACCTGCAGCAGATGGCCAGGCAGAGAGGCTCCCTGGGAG GACCCACCATCGAATGGCTGGAGCCCAAGCTGCCTGACATCCTGAAGAACGGCAGCAGCTCCCTGGGCAGCTTCAACACTGGGGAGGGCGCACTGGAGGGCAGCCAGCTGGAGCTCAGCAGCCCCGAGTCATGCAGCTTTTCTGGG GAACAAGAAGACATCGACCCCGAGGATGAGGCCGAGGACTGCTTCACAGACAAGGAGGAGGACCTGGGCGCTGTGGAGGAGGAGCGCAGCGTCATCCTACACCTGCTGTCCCAACTGAAGCTCGGCATGGACCTCACGCGG GTCGTCCTCCCCACCTTCATCCTGGAGAAGCGCTCCCTGCTGGAAATGTACGCTGACTTCATGTCCCACCCGGACCTCTTTGTGGCCATCACGGATGGCAGCAGCCCAGAGGACCGCATGGTCCGCTTCGTTGAGTACTACCTCACCTCCTTCCACGAGGGCCGCAAGGGCGCCATCGCCAAGAAGCCCTACAACCCCATCATCGGCGAGACCTTCCACTGCTCCTGGAAGGTCCCGAGGAGATTAGAGAGTCCAAAGGAGCCATCGCAGGGCAGCCCCGACCCGGCCGCCTCCCCCCAGGACCCCTACCAAGTGCGCTTTGTGGCGGAGCAGGTGTCCCACCACCCGCCTGTGTCGGGCTTCTACGCCGAGTGTCAGGAGAGGCGGATGTGTGTGAACACGCACGTTTGGACCAAGAGCAAGTTCATGGGAATGTCCATCGGAGTTTCTATGATCGGAGAAG GATGTCTGTATCTGCTAGAGCACGATGAAGAGTACACGTTCACGCTACCTTGTGCGTACGCTCGCTCCATCCTCACCGTCCCCTGGGTGGAGCTCGGTGGGAAAGTCAACATCAACTGCGCCAAATCAGGCTACTCTGCAATCATCACGTTTCAGACTAAACCGTTTTATGGAGGCAAATTACACAA AGTAACCGCTGAGGTGAAGCAAAACACCACAAACGCAGTTGTGTGTCGGGTTCAGGGCGAGTGGAACGGCGTTTTAGAGTTCACCTACACCAACGGGGAGACCAAGGTGGTCGACGTCACAAAGCTGCCCGTCACGAAGAAAAACGTTCGACCAATTGAGAAGCAAGGGCCGACTGAATCCAG GCGCCTGTGGCAGCACGTGACGGCGTCCTTACGGGAGAAGGACATCGAAAAGGCGACGGAGCACAAGAGGCTTctggaggagagacagaggacGGAGGAGAGGCACCGAGTTGAGACTGAAACCACCTGGAGGACCAGATACTTTGACAGAGAG GGTGAAGGCTGGATCTATCACAAACCACTCTGGAAAAACTCTGCATTCAAAACCTAG
- the LOC121505970 gene encoding high affinity choline transporter 1-like, which translates to MALHIPGLIMMVLFYLVVLGIGIWASLKSKKMEKNLINGQIELSFLANRRVGLAVGVFTMTATWVGGAFIIGVAETVYDPTKGLVWALIPLQMSASFVIGGLFFAKPMRDQNYITMMDPFQRKYGKTLTGFLSIVPFISEMMWVPVTLISLGVTVSVFSDLPLSLCIWISAAVAITYTLLGGLYSVAFTDVIQLSLVFCSLWLCAPFVLASDVYTDITQTAFNHTQRAPWLGRIESYDVWRWIDYFLSMSVGNLAFQDFHQRTLSSSSTSTARMICFVAAGVVLVLGIPPVLIGAVAASTDWNLTSYGSPSPYERGEAAMVLPIILLHLTPTAVFVVGMGAIAGAAMSSTDSCLLAATSIFTTNIYKLIRQQASDKELQWVIRSSIIVVGIVGTSLTYLDSSILAFWLLSSDLTYAIMLPQLVCILFIRVSNGYGAVCGYIVAFVMRVLCGEPVFNLPVVLHLPGCTLVDGVYIQRSPFKTICMLCSLVSIVLFSYVALVLFEKEILPERWDVFKVKSQRGETPAGGAKEQDGDVRNENDPMLDSSC; encoded by the exons ATGGCTCTGCATATACCCGGTCTGATCATGATGGTCCTCTTCTACCTAGTGGTTTTGGGTATCGGCATATGGGCGTCTTTGAAATCtaagaaaatggagaaaaacctGATCAATGGGCAGATTGAACTGTCTTTTTTGGCAAACAGGAGAGTGGGCTTGGCGGTGGGAGTCTTCACTATGACGG CTACCTGGGTTGGAGGGGCCTTCATTATTGGAGTTGCAGAGACAGTTTACGACCCCACAAAGGGATTGGTCTGGGCTCTTATTCCCCTGCAAATGTCCGCTTCCTTTGTAATCG GTGGACTGTTCTTTGCAAAGCCAATGAGGGACCAGAACTACATCACCATGATGGATCCATTTCAGAGGAAGTATGGAAAAACCCTCACAGGATTTCTCTCCATCGTTCCGTTCATCAGTGAAATGATGTGGGTTCCTGTCACTCTCATCTCTCTGG GTGTAACCGTGAGCGTCTTCTCTGATCTCCCTCTAAGTCTTTGCAtctggatctctgctgctgtggcaATCACCTACACCCTTCTCGGAGGTCTCTATTCGGTCGCTTTCACCGATGTCATCCAGCTGTCTCTGGTGTTTTGTAGCCTG TGGTTGTGTGCTCCTTTTGTTCTGGCGAGCGACGTTTATACCGACATCACTCAGACAGCATTCAACCACACACAGCGGGCGCCGTGGCTGGGCAGGATCGAGTCTTATGATGTGTGGAGGTGGATCGATTACTTCCTTTCAATG AGTGTAGGGAATTTGGCATTCCAGGATTTCCACCAAAGGACCCTCTCCTCCAGCTCCACATCCACAGCCAGGATGATCTGTTTTGTAGCTGCAGGGGTCGTCCTTGTTCTCGGGATCCCACCTGTTCTCATTGGTGCTGTTGCAGCCTCTACAG acTGGAATCTAACCTCGTATGGATCTCCTTCACCATATGAGCGAGGAGAAGCCGCCATGGTTTTGCCCATCATCCTTTTACATCTGACCCCgactgctgtttttgttgttggtaTGGGAGCTATCGCCGGCGCTGCCATGTCCTCTACGGATTCTTGCCTGTTGGCAGCGACCTCCATCTTCACCACCAACATCTACAAGCTCATCAGACAGCAG GCGTCTGATAAAGAGCTGCAGTGGGTGATTCGCTCCTCCATCATCGTCGTGGGGATCGTGGGAACCTCCCTCACCTACCTGGACAGCAGCATCTTGGCCTTCTGGCTCCTGAGCTCAGACTTGACCTACGCCATCATGCTCCCCCAGCTCGTCTGCATCCTCTTCATCAGGGTCTCCAACGGCTACGGGGCCGTCTGCGGCTACATCGTGGCTTTTGTGATGAGAGTCCTGTGTGGGGAGCCCGTGTTCAACCTGCCTGTAGTACTGCATCTCCCAGGGTGCACTTTGGTGGATGGTGTCTACATTCAGCGCTCGCCTTTTAAGACCATCTGCATGCTGTGCTCTCTGGTGtctattgtgttgttttcataTGTGGCTTTAGTCCTGTTTGAGAAGGAGATCCTTCCTGAGAGGTGGGACGTGTTTAAGGTGAAAtcacagagaggagaaacacCAGCAGGTGGCGCCAAAGAGCAGGATGGTGATGTTAGAAATGAAAACGATCCTATGCTTGATTCAAGCTGTTAA